A region of Nitrososphaerales archaeon DNA encodes the following proteins:
- a CDS encoding sodium:solute symporter family protein has protein sequence MQIEVLTVIIAYMLAVLIIGLYAAKYVKSVKDYLIYGHRMGIIPLTFTYFATYLSAVSVFGFTGLVYRSGWSGLWLPIIWATGSIMGMFIALRLRRVKLTSPHEYFRVRFGLPSSFQIFAGLLTVVALLVSLIVQIRAMGITWSLALNRSIEEGILISMVIVLIYTVVGGLYAVAYTDIFQGALFTAVLIGGGIWALSVMGGLENLYAMAAKITTPPTVGASPTPEGLLVSAMGAYTFVGLIFLWLNWAPGVAAHIRYTQRQLAAKNIDYSLKMYVIAWPILFLIYVCMGLTALAGRVLIPTMPAGMSVDHIMPLLFLKYMPPIITGLLYGGLLAAAMSTVDSEVQICNSIIFVDAQKYLKLSEKAMLNIARILGVIIVVIATLITLYPLPIIIEFSAYSWGILGSLYFAPMLIGLYWRRVNKWGVLAGVFGGLIVFATWQLLWGTRIYGIPPFGVGVLVSIVLTIVVSAVTKPPPEEYLKDYFPPPITVKAEKAEKA, from the coding sequence ATGCAGATCGAGGTTCTAACCGTAATTATAGCATATATGTTGGCTGTGCTCATCATCGGTCTATATGCAGCAAAGTACGTCAAATCTGTAAAAGATTACTTAATATATGGACATAGAATGGGGATCATACCACTGACATTCACATACTTTGCAACGTACCTCAGTGCCGTCTCCGTATTCGGTTTTACCGGCCTGGTTTATAGGAGTGGTTGGTCTGGTCTCTGGTTACCGATCATCTGGGCCACTGGCAGCATCATGGGCATGTTCATAGCTTTAAGGTTGAGGAGAGTAAAGCTAACATCTCCACATGAATACTTTAGGGTCAGATTCGGCCTTCCGAGTAGCTTCCAGATCTTCGCAGGTCTGCTCACGGTCGTTGCATTATTGGTATCGTTGATAGTTCAGATTAGAGCAATGGGCATTACATGGAGTTTAGCATTGAATAGAAGTATCGAAGAAGGGATCCTTATCTCGATGGTTATAGTATTGATCTATACCGTCGTCGGAGGCCTTTACGCAGTAGCTTATACAGATATATTCCAAGGCGCTCTCTTTACGGCCGTCTTGATAGGTGGTGGTATATGGGCCCTTTCAGTTATGGGTGGCCTCGAGAATCTATATGCGATGGCTGCAAAGATAACCACACCTCCCACCGTTGGAGCATCGCCTACCCCTGAAGGTTTGCTCGTCTCAGCGATGGGTGCATATACATTCGTTGGTCTGATATTTTTATGGCTCAACTGGGCACCCGGTGTCGCTGCACATATCAGATACACCCAGAGGCAGCTAGCTGCCAAGAATATCGATTATTCTTTAAAGATGTATGTAATAGCCTGGCCCATCCTATTCCTTATATACGTATGTATGGGTTTAACAGCGTTGGCTGGTAGAGTCCTTATACCAACGATGCCTGCAGGGATGAGTGTAGATCATATCATGCCGCTCCTCTTCCTAAAGTACATGCCTCCAATAATTACGGGTTTACTATACGGAGGTCTGCTCGCTGCAGCGATGTCGACCGTCGATAGCGAAGTTCAGATCTGCAATTCGATAATATTCGTAGATGCGCAGAAGTATTTGAAATTATCTGAGAAGGCGATGCTAAATATAGCAAGAATTTTGGGAGTCATTATAGTAGTAATCGCTACTTTAATAACGCTCTATCCATTACCGATCATCATCGAATTCTCAGCCTACTCTTGGGGCATACTCGGCTCTCTATACTTCGCACCGATGCTCATCGGATTGTATTGGAGGCGGGTTAATAAATGGGGTGTCTTAGCGGGAGTCTTCGGTGGGCTTATCGTATTCGCCACTTGGCAACTGTTATGGGGTACGAGGATCTATGGGATACCACCGTTCGGAGTCGGAGTTCTAGTATCTATCGTGTTGACGATCGTGGTCTCAGCAGTTACAAAGCCCCCACCCGAAGAATACTTAAAGGATTACTTCCCGCCACCGATTACTGTGAAGGCTGAAAAGGCTGAAAAGGCTTAA
- a CDS encoding 50S ribosomal protein L15e — protein sequence MYKYISESWKRIWKEKEGDILTRAIEWRHEPTIVRLERPTRIDRARRLGYKAKQGYVVVRVCVSKGGMRKERPRSGRRPKHLGVVRIKADVSAKEVAERRAAKKYPNLKVINSYFLYSDGRYKWYEVIMVDPNHPAVKRDLQRSIKG from the coding sequence TTGTACAAGTATATAAGTGAAAGTTGGAAGCGCATATGGAAGGAGAAGGAAGGGGATATCTTAACGAGGGCGATCGAGTGGAGGCATGAACCGACGATCGTAAGATTGGAAAGGCCGACACGCATAGATCGGGCCAGAAGGCTCGGCTACAAGGCGAAGCAGGGATATGTGGTGGTTAGGGTATGTGTCTCTAAAGGAGGGATGAGGAAGGAGAGGCCAAGATCGGGTAGAAGACCGAAGCATCTCGGTGTAGTGAGGATCAAAGCAGATGTAAGTGCAAAAGAGGTAGCTGAAAGAAGGGCCGCGAAGAAGTATCCAAATCTTAAGGTGATCAATTCGTACTTTCTCTATAGTGATGGAAGGTACAAATGGTATGAAGTCATAATGGTAGATCCAAACCATCCCGCTGTGAAAAGAGATCTTCAAAGATCTATTAAGGGTTGA
- the nikR gene encoding nickel-responsive transcriptional regulator NikR encodes MASGVVRFSVSVSPELLKEFDEVTNIIGYDRSKAIQQAMRNFLNEYKWRYEEKGLAVGAIVLIYNHEVRGLEDSLTDIQHHYRDIIQSSIHIHLDEQNCLLQVVVKGEVMNIRRLAKDLMNRRGVKQLKLVTLTY; translated from the coding sequence ATGGCGAGTGGTGTTGTAAGATTTAGTGTTTCCGTATCGCCTGAACTCCTTAAAGAGTTCGATGAAGTGACGAATATAATAGGGTACGATAGATCGAAGGCGATTCAGCAGGCTATGCGCAACTTCTTAAATGAATATAAATGGAGATATGAGGAGAAGGGGTTAGCGGTTGGAGCGATAGTCCTTATCTACAACCACGAGGTGAGGGGGTTAGAGGATAGTTTAACGGATATTCAACACCATTATAGAGACATCATTCAATCCTCAATACATATACATCTCGATGAACAGAATTGCCTCCTTCAAGTGGTCGTTAAAGGCGAAGTCATGAATATTCGAAGATTGGCGAAGGATCTGATGAATAGAAGAGGAGTTAAGCAACTTAAATTGGTCACACTCACGTATTAG
- the cofC gene encoding 2-phospho-L-lactate guanylyltransferase, with protein MEVTAIIPVKSLINAKRRLSSILNFEERCELTLCMLNDVLKAIKDSNSIKRVIVVSPDQRVLNLSMKFGVSILKEERDEGVNAAVNKAVQLCLKDGIDSIIIFPSDIPLLSPIDIDNIVKMADGPRVMVITPALRLNGTNALFLNPPDLIRTFYDEDSFHNHLRLSLSIGAKTKIYLSKRVMLDIDSLEDISIYLSNPSKTATYSFLKKVKERILKIRALT; from the coding sequence ATGGAGGTCACTGCGATCATTCCGGTTAAGAGTTTAATCAATGCAAAGAGGAGGCTCTCTTCGATCCTCAACTTTGAAGAGAGGTGCGAACTTACCCTCTGTATGTTAAATGATGTATTAAAAGCGATTAAGGATTCAAACTCTATAAAAAGAGTAATCGTAGTAAGCCCCGATCAGAGAGTATTGAATCTTTCGATGAAGTTTGGAGTGAGTATATTAAAAGAAGAGCGGGACGAGGGGGTGAATGCCGCTGTTAATAAAGCGGTTCAGCTCTGCCTTAAAGATGGTATCGATTCGATCATCATATTTCCATCCGATATACCACTCTTATCACCCATCGATATCGATAATATCGTGAAGATGGCAGATGGTCCTCGAGTAATGGTCATTACGCCAGCGTTAAGATTGAATGGAACGAATGCCCTTTTTCTAAACCCTCCCGATTTGATTCGAACATTTTACGATGAAGACAGCTTCCATAACCATTTAAGACTCAGCCTTAGTATAGGTGCAAAGACGAAGATCTACCTTTCAAAGCGTGTGATGCTGGACATAGATTCATTAGAGGATATTAGCATCTATCTATCAAATCCATCAAAGACTGCTACTTATTCATTCCTCAAAAAGGTCAAGGAGAGAATCCTTAAGATTCGAGCACTAACATAG
- the pth2 gene encoding peptidyl-tRNA hydrolase Pth2: protein MVQEYKQVIVVRTDIKMGKGKIAAQVAHAAVACADEVRKHRPKIYEGWIKCGQPKIVVKVNSLERLLDIKEKAEGAGLITVLIEDRGLTQVPVGTKTCVGIGPDLSEIIDKITGELPLL, encoded by the coding sequence ATGGTTCAAGAGTATAAACAAGTTATCGTAGTAAGGACCGATATTAAGATGGGTAAAGGTAAGATCGCAGCCCAAGTAGCCCATGCTGCCGTCGCGTGTGCCGATGAAGTGAGAAAACACCGTCCGAAGATTTATGAAGGTTGGATAAAGTGTGGACAACCGAAGATCGTTGTGAAGGTGAACTCCCTTGAAAGATTATTGGATATAAAGGAGAAGGCTGAAGGGGCCGGTCTGATTACTGTGCTGATTGAAGATAGAGGTTTAACCCAAGTGCCTGTAGGTACGAAAACCTGTGTAGGCATCGGCCCCGACCTCTCTGAAATCATCGATAAGATTACCGGAGAGCTCCCTCTTTTATAG
- a CDS encoding tRNA pseudouridine(13) synthase TruD, with amino-acid sequence MSVNELDKSIGLLCYSTRCEGIGGRIRSKYEDFQVEEIINPKFEVKENPNSTHRYPIYMLEKIGIDTIHACKLIEMKLGGKVRYLGLKDAKASTKQYVSPTSLKVRILDNLQIDNKILLKLIGYSSRPITRRDLVGNRFRIKVVGVNFNRVEGCLNEVASNLSRGKVPNFFGYQRFGSKRPINHLIGRELVKRRFREALTIFLSHPSDYDSEERRIFRELCKESDYRRALSMLKPEKPELDLEVLVLRRLVKDPNRCIEALRELPLTLRRLFINAYQSYICNRVLSSAVNAEMDLMKVEEGDYCGEFDLIQGRLIKVSRYFTSTSPSNPIHKGSDISTISIPLIPIVGYTYRTTKNRFDVFIDQVLEEEGVKARDFYIKELPEVSVEGGFRVAPLLCKTFDWNFDQNGISLTMDLFKGSYATVILREIIKPRNPVEAGF; translated from the coding sequence ATGAGTGTCAACGAATTGGATAAATCCATAGGCTTACTTTGCTACTCCACACGATGTGAAGGTATAGGCGGGCGTATAAGAAGTAAATATGAAGACTTCCAAGTGGAAGAGATTATAAACCCTAAATTTGAAGTAAAAGAGAACCCAAACTCTACACACCGGTATCCGATATATATGCTAGAGAAGATCGGTATAGATACCATACACGCATGTAAACTCATCGAGATGAAATTGGGTGGTAAGGTACGATACCTTGGTCTTAAAGATGCAAAAGCATCTACAAAGCAATATGTGAGCCCTACATCGTTGAAGGTGCGTATACTGGATAATTTACAAATCGATAACAAGATCTTGTTAAAATTGATCGGGTACTCATCACGCCCAATCACGAGAAGGGATCTTGTAGGTAATAGATTTAGGATTAAAGTGGTCGGCGTGAATTTTAATCGTGTAGAAGGATGTTTGAATGAAGTGGCATCGAATCTAAGTAGAGGGAAGGTACCGAACTTCTTCGGTTACCAGAGGTTCGGCAGTAAAAGGCCCATCAACCATCTGATAGGGAGGGAGTTGGTGAAGAGGAGGTTTAGAGAAGCGTTGACGATCTTTCTCTCTCACCCATCAGATTATGATAGTGAGGAACGAAGAATATTTCGAGAACTCTGTAAAGAATCAGATTATCGGCGAGCGTTAAGTATGTTAAAACCAGAAAAGCCAGAGTTAGATTTGGAAGTTCTGGTCTTAAGACGATTGGTGAAGGATCCTAATCGTTGTATCGAAGCCCTAAGGGAGTTACCATTGACTCTAAGGCGCCTATTTATAAATGCGTACCAATCTTACATCTGTAATCGAGTTTTAAGCTCTGCTGTAAATGCTGAAATGGACCTGATGAAGGTTGAAGAGGGCGATTATTGCGGAGAATTCGATTTAATACAAGGTAGGTTGATCAAGGTCAGTAGATACTTTACCTCCACCTCTCCTTCCAACCCTATTCATAAAGGTTCGGACATATCGACCATTAGTATCCCCTTGATCCCGATCGTAGGTTACACTTACCGCACCACGAAGAATCGATTCGATGTGTTCATCGATCAAGTATTGGAGGAAGAAGGTGTTAAGGCCCGTGATTTTTATATAAAAGAGTTGCCCGAAGTAAGTGTGGAAGGTGGTTTTCGAGTAGCACCCTTACTCTGTAAGACCTTCGATTGGAACTTTGATCAGAATGGAATCTCTCTTACAATGGACCTCTTCAAGGGCTCCTATGCAACGGTAATCCTTAGGGAGATCATTAAACCTAGAAATCCGGTCGAAGCCGGATTCTAA
- the cofD gene encoding 2-phospho-L-lactate transferase, which yields MITAISGGTGSVKLLRGLYRLIEDVVVIVNVGDNMWFEGLYICPDIDTVMYALAGILDEKRGWGIHNDTFHFMEQIAKYGYDTWFNIGDKDLATHVVRTSMLKSGIPLSTVTERLRSKLGVKWRILPASDHHIETRILTRGGEDLHLQEFWVKRKAIDEVKGVIYRGIENAKPAHGVVESIINSTGIIICPANPITSIGPTLAILPIKEALKKTNAKVVGISPILGSAPFSGPAGKLMDGLDLKVSPLTVAKLYSEFLDVFFIDKIDTNLKDEIERLGIKPLVTDIMMKSVEDEKRLASEVLECLKG from the coding sequence ATGATTACTGCGATATCTGGTGGTACCGGTTCGGTAAAGTTACTTAGAGGTTTGTACAGGCTTATTGAGGATGTGGTTGTAATCGTAAATGTAGGTGATAATATGTGGTTCGAGGGGCTTTATATATGCCCAGATATCGATACGGTAATGTATGCATTGGCTGGAATATTAGATGAGAAGAGAGGTTGGGGTATACATAATGATACTTTTCACTTTATGGAGCAGATTGCAAAGTATGGTTATGATACATGGTTCAACATAGGTGATAAGGATCTTGCCACACATGTGGTAAGAACATCTATGCTTAAGTCTGGTATTCCTCTATCAACGGTTACAGAAAGACTTCGTTCAAAACTCGGTGTGAAGTGGAGGATCTTACCCGCTTCTGACCATCATATAGAGACGAGAATATTAACTCGAGGAGGAGAGGATTTGCATTTACAGGAGTTCTGGGTAAAGAGAAAGGCTATAGATGAGGTGAAAGGGGTGATTTACCGTGGTATTGAGAATGCAAAGCCTGCCCACGGTGTTGTTGAATCTATTATAAACTCTACAGGGATCATCATCTGCCCTGCCAATCCTATAACAAGTATTGGCCCCACTTTAGCGATCCTGCCTATTAAAGAAGCATTGAAGAAGACCAACGCTAAGGTAGTAGGTATAAGCCCAATATTGGGTTCTGCACCATTTAGCGGACCTGCTGGTAAGTTGATGGATGGTTTGGACTTAAAGGTCTCACCACTTACGGTAGCAAAGTTATATTCAGAATTTCTTGATGTATTCTTTATCGATAAGATCGATACAAATTTAAAGGATGAGATCGAAAGGTTGGGTATTAAACCTCTTGTTACCGATATAATGATGAAGAGCGTCGAAGATGAGAAGAGGCTGGCATCCGAAGTCCTTGAATGCTTGAAGGGGTAG
- a CDS encoding 30S ribosomal protein S3ae yields the protein MSKRKKAGKLKDKWKEKAWVIVEAPPSFGSTVIASIPITSPEKAIGRCVETTLYDIVRQDPQQYTIKLYFQIEHIDGDRAKTIFKSYEYSRDYLRSLIRRGSSMVNFINDYTTKDGVKIRVYTVFFTQSRINSSRKHALRMIAHNILKEKSEKLNYDQFAQEAVLGKIASDIYNEAKKICQLRHVGIRKMKMVQKPTPMIKVPSVESVSS from the coding sequence ATGTCGAAGCGTAAGAAGGCTGGAAAGTTAAAGGATAAGTGGAAGGAGAAGGCATGGGTGATCGTAGAGGCACCACCTTCATTCGGTAGCACCGTCATCGCCTCTATACCTATCACCAGCCCTGAAAAGGCGATAGGTAGGTGTGTAGAAACTACACTCTACGATATCGTCAGACAAGATCCTCAACAGTATACGATAAAGCTGTACTTTCAAATCGAGCATATAGATGGTGATAGGGCCAAAACCATCTTTAAGAGTTATGAATATTCTAGGGATTATTTGAGAAGCTTAATACGGAGGGGATCTTCGATGGTAAACTTCATCAACGATTATACAACAAAGGATGGTGTGAAGATAAGAGTCTATACAGTATTCTTCACACAGAGTCGCATAAACTCGTCCAGAAAGCATGCGCTACGTATGATCGCCCATAACATATTGAAAGAAAAGAGTGAGAAGCTCAATTATGACCAATTCGCCCAAGAAGCGGTCTTAGGAAAGATCGCATCAGATATTTATAATGAAGCGAAGAAGATCTGTCAACTTAGACATGTAGGGATAAGGAAGATGAAGATGGTCCAAAAACCAACACCGATGATTAAAGTACCATCGGTCGAATCGGTATCCAGCTAA
- a CDS encoding MBL fold metallo-hydrolase: MFEYKGLKISWLGHASFRIQDGQTIYIDPFEIKGEVKADIVFITHEHFDHCSLKDLKKIISPDTIIVASTLCKGELSNLKVKEIKYVKPGDELEVRGIKVKAIPSYNINKFRQPGVPFHPRENQGVGYILNIGGVTIYHTGDSDFIPEMEGLKPDIALIPVSGTYVMTADEAIQAVSKIAPKIAIPMHYGAIVGSEKDAERFSQRVSCKVHILKKEE, from the coding sequence ATGTTTGAATACAAAGGTTTAAAGATCAGTTGGTTAGGGCATGCTTCCTTCAGAATTCAAGATGGACAGACCATATACATAGATCCTTTTGAAATCAAGGGCGAGGTGAAGGCAGATATCGTATTTATAACCCATGAGCATTTCGATCATTGCAGTCTAAAGGATTTGAAGAAAATCATTAGCCCCGATACCATCATAGTCGCATCGACCCTGTGCAAAGGTGAGTTATCGAATTTGAAGGTCAAGGAGATAAAGTATGTAAAGCCAGGAGATGAGCTTGAAGTAAGGGGTATCAAAGTAAAAGCGATACCCTCTTACAACATTAATAAATTTAGACAACCCGGCGTGCCTTTCCATCCGAGAGAGAATCAAGGTGTAGGGTATATATTGAATATAGGTGGTGTGACGATCTATCACACCGGAGACTCAGATTTTATACCAGAGATGGAAGGGCTGAAACCAGATATCGCACTTATACCCGTTAGTGGAACGTACGTTATGACGGCCGATGAGGCTATTCAAGCTGTATCGAAGATCGCACCGAAGATCGCGATACCTATGCATTACGGAGCTATTGTAGGTAGCGAAAAGGATGCGGAACGGTTCAGCCAAAGAGTTTCATGTAAAGTCCACATCCTTAAGAAAGAGGAGTAA
- a CDS encoding redox-regulated ATPase YchF: protein MIVGIIGKPNTGKSTFFNAATLLNVPVANYPFTTIKPNVGIAYLRIECICKKLGVTDNPVNSLCVDGVRLIPVKLVDVAGLVPGASRGRGLGNKFLDDLRQADALIHVVDASGATDEEGRLCEPGSHDPILDVEFVEREFDTWVMDKLKADWPRIARTVEAGDGKLSVMLAEKLSGFSIKESQIIDALNITGLNSDKPTLWSDEDLYHFCRTLRERSKPALIAANKADISISAQNIRRMKNLGRLVIPCASEAELLLRRAAEKRLIKYIPGDSDFEILEPTKLTPEQRRALDLVRSKVLKVWGNTGVQQCINAAYFELLQSIVVYPVEDENKLSDKKGNVLPDAYVVRKGSTARDLAYMIHTELGDTFLYAIDVKRGVRVGANYELKDNDVIKIVAAGRKG from the coding sequence ATGATCGTAGGGATCATCGGCAAACCCAATACGGGCAAGTCCACTTTCTTCAATGCAGCTACGTTACTCAACGTACCCGTAGCCAATTACCCATTTACGACGATCAAACCTAACGTGGGTATAGCATACCTTCGAATCGAGTGTATATGCAAAAAGCTCGGTGTTACCGATAATCCCGTAAACTCTCTATGCGTAGATGGTGTGAGGCTTATACCTGTAAAGCTGGTCGATGTAGCGGGGCTCGTACCAGGTGCATCAAGAGGAAGGGGGTTAGGGAATAAGTTTTTGGATGATTTAAGGCAGGCCGATGCGTTGATCCACGTAGTAGATGCCTCTGGTGCCACCGATGAAGAAGGCAGATTATGTGAACCCGGCTCGCATGACCCAATCCTCGATGTGGAGTTTGTAGAGAGAGAATTCGATACGTGGGTGATGGATAAGCTAAAGGCCGATTGGCCGAGGATCGCGCGCACCGTAGAAGCGGGGGATGGGAAGTTAAGTGTAATGTTGGCTGAAAAGTTAAGTGGCTTCTCCATCAAGGAATCTCAGATCATCGATGCCCTTAATATAACAGGGTTGAATTCGGATAAACCTACTTTATGGAGTGATGAAGATCTTTACCACTTCTGTAGAACTTTAAGGGAACGTTCAAAACCGGCATTGATCGCTGCAAATAAGGCTGATATATCAATTTCGGCTCAAAATATTCGGCGCATGAAAAATCTGGGTAGATTGGTAATACCTTGTGCTTCAGAAGCCGAGCTTCTATTAAGGAGGGCTGCTGAGAAAAGGTTGATCAAGTACATTCCGGGTGATTCTGATTTCGAAATCCTCGAGCCTACAAAGTTAACCCCTGAACAGAGGAGGGCCCTTGACCTAGTGAGGAGTAAAGTATTAAAGGTTTGGGGGAATACGGGTGTGCAACAGTGTATAAATGCTGCCTACTTTGAACTGTTACAAAGTATAGTCGTGTATCCTGTTGAGGATGAGAATAAACTTTCTGATAAAAAAGGTAACGTGTTACCAGATGCGTATGTGGTACGTAAAGGTTCTACGGCAAGAGATCTCGCATACATGATTCATACCGAATTGGGAGATACATTTCTTTACGCGATCGATGTGAAGAGAGGGGTTAGAGTAGGTGCTAATTACGAGTTGAAGGATAATGATGTGATCAAGATCGTTGCAGCCGGGCGTAAAGGTTAG
- the cofE gene encoding coenzyme F420-0:L-glutamate ligase: MKVEIIGVKGIPEVHQGSELAKLIIDSIERMGMKLQDGDIIVVTQKIVSKAEGRLIRIDDITPSKFAIRIGKLLKKDPRLVEVILNESKRIVKMARGVIIVETKHGFVCANGGVDQSNIPKGFVSLLPVNPDRSAKRIRDTIKRLLGVDVAVIISDTFGRPWREGHVDVAIGVAGLKPFIDYRGQKDTFGYELRVTMMAIADELASAAELVMGKLNNVPVAIIRGYPYPKGEGSARELVRRASKDLFR; this comes from the coding sequence TTGAAGGTCGAAATTATCGGTGTAAAAGGTATACCGGAAGTCCATCAGGGTAGCGAATTGGCCAAATTGATCATCGACTCGATTGAGAGGATGGGCATGAAACTTCAAGATGGAGATATAATCGTAGTTACACAAAAGATCGTTTCTAAGGCGGAGGGCAGATTGATAAGGATTGATGATATTACCCCCTCAAAGTTTGCCATTCGTATAGGCAAGTTACTTAAGAAGGATCCACGTTTGGTAGAAGTAATTCTTAACGAATCGAAGAGGATAGTGAAGATGGCACGTGGTGTTATTATCGTGGAGACAAAGCATGGTTTTGTATGTGCCAATGGAGGTGTTGATCAGTCGAATATTCCTAAGGGATTCGTTTCATTACTACCGGTAAATCCAGACCGTTCTGCAAAACGTATTCGTGATACTATCAAACGATTATTAGGTGTCGATGTAGCTGTGATAATCTCCGATACCTTTGGAAGGCCGTGGAGAGAGGGGCATGTGGATGTTGCGATCGGTGTGGCCGGATTAAAACCATTTATAGATTATCGTGGTCAAAAGGATACTTTTGGTTACGAGTTAAGGGTTACGATGATGGCCATTGCAGATGAACTTGCCTCTGCTGCAGAGTTGGTGATGGGTAAATTGAATAATGTACCAGTAGCTATCATTCGAGGCTATCCATACCCCAAGGGTGAAGGCTCTGCACGTGAACTTGTGAGGCGTGCATCTAAAGACCTCTTCCGTTAA